The Alteribacter populi genomic sequence ACCCTGACTATGAAATCTAAGAGTACTGCACCATGACTAGTATATACATTCATAGGAGGGGGTACCTTTGACTAAAATCTTGATTAAAAATGCTGAAATTATAACCATGAATCCTCAAGACGACATCATTTACGGAGACCTATTAATTGAAAATGATCATATTGCGAAGGTGGATCAAAATATTGAGGAAAACAATATTGATAAAGTCATTGATGCTCGTAATAAGACGATCATACCAGGGTTTGTTCAAACACATATTCACTTATGTCAGTCATTGTTTCGAGGGCAAGCCGACGATTTAGAATTGATGGACTGGTTACAGAAAAAAATCTGGCCATTAGAAGCCTCCCATGATGAAGAATCCAGTTATTATTCAGCCATGCTTGGGATCGGTGAACTTATTCAAAGCGGGACAACTACCGTAATCGATATGGAAACAGTCCATCATGCTGATTTCGCTTTTCAAGCCATCGCCCAAAGTGGAATGAGAGCATTCAGTGGGAAAGTCATGATGGATAAAGGAAATGAAGTTCCTAAACGACTCCAAGAAAAAACAGAAAAGTCACTTCAACAAAGTGTCGATTTACTTGAAAAATGGAATGATTACGATAATGGCAGAATTCAATATGCTTTTTGTCCCCGGTTTGTTGTCTCCTGTACAGAAGACTTATTAACGAATGTTCGAGATCTTTCGGCTCACTATAATGTCAAAGTTCATACTCATGCTGCTGAAAATAGGGGAGAAATTGAAATTGTTGAAAAGGAACGCGGCATGAGAAATGTAGTATACCTTGATCACATTGGATTAGCGAACCCTCGATTAATATTGGCTCACTGTGTATGGCTGAATGAGGAAGAAAAAGAAATCATTAAAGGGAGAGGTGTGAAAGTCAGTCATTGTCCTGGCTCTAACCTGAAGTTAGCTTCAGGTATAGCTGAAGTACCAGATATGTTAGCAAAAGATATGATGATCAGCTTGGGGGCAGACGGAGCTGCTTGTAATAATAACTTAGATATGTTTAATGAAATGAGATTAGCCGCTCTCATCCAGAAACCACAACACGGCCCAACTGCAATGGATGCCAAGTCGATTTTTCGGATGGCGACAATAGGAGGAGCCACGGCAGTCGGCTTAGAAGATGAGATTGGCAGTCTTGAAGTGGGCAAGAAAGCAGACTTGTCCATACTGAACCTTAATGACTTTCATGTGTATCCTTCTTTTGGTGTCGACCCGATCTCGCGTATTGTTTATTCGGCGACGCGAGCAGATGTTGAGACTACGATCATTAATGGAAGGGTCGTGTTGGACAATCGAAAACTAACGACGATAGATAAAGATCTCGTCCTTTATGAATCTAATAAATCGATTCAAAGACTATTAAAACGGTTACCTAACATCCAATACAGTGAGACTGAAAAATCTAACGTAACAAAACCGAACTTTGGATGAAAGGAAGTAAGACGTTCATTGCTTAGAGGGTGCCCAAGAGGTTAAAGCAACCTATTGGTTCACCCTTTTCTTTTAATTTTTTAAATGACCACATGAAATAATAACCTCCAACTAATACTACAATTAAGAAGGAGGCATTCATGAGACTTATATATTTACCCATCATATTGCTCATTTTCTCACTCATAAATATAAACACTCCTGACATATTAACTGTAACATTTGAAGGAGAAACGATCGCAACTGTTAACAAATCGGAATATACAGACCCTTTGTTCGGTAAAACGATGGTAGATGCAGATAAGTATCGCGAACTTGTCGAATCAATTGATCAGGAAGTTGATGAAGACCCCGTCAATGCAATGATAGATGAACATGGGCGTGTAATTTCTGAACATGTTGGTTACAGGTTAGATCGCCAAGCATTCAAAGAGTCATTTTTCAATTATTTTTATAGTAATGGGAACACTGAAATAGAAGCACCTAGGTTAAAAGTCTACCCGAAAGTTGACAGTGAGTTACTTGCCCATATTCGTGTACAAGAAATCGGTCATTACATAACGTATTTTAATTCAAATAACAAGGAACGATCACATAATATCGCCCTTGCTACAGAAGCAATCAATAACCACGTTGTTTTTCCTGAAGAGACGTTTTCATTTAACGGAACGGTCGGAAAGAGAACGATTAAAAGAGGTTATTTACCCGCTCCAATAATCGTAAGAGGGGAATTAGCTGAAGGGATTGGTGGCGGAATTTGTCAAGTATCGTCAACATTGTTTAATGCCGTTGATCATGCAGGTTTGAAAATCGTTCAAAGATACGCCCACAGTAAACGCGTCCCTTATGTTCCACCTGGACGAGACGCAACCGTAAGCTGGTACGGCCCTGATTTTATATTTAAAAATAAACATAATCAGCCTGTCCTGATTCGAGCACAAATAGTTGGAGGCCAAGTCATTATCAGGATTTACTCCTCAGAAACGATTAATTACGAACCACGAAATGTTCCTGACGCTCCAAATCAGGTTCCAAAAGAAATCATCGTAGGTAAATTATTTTAAAATACTCCTCTCATAATGAAAGCTTAAATTAATTAACTGTCAATAACAAATATAACACCGTCTGAATAAATCCAGACGGTGTTATATTGCGATTTAAGTTCATGATTATGATTCGGGATTCCAGCTAAATTTTTCGGAATTTAACTTACGTTATGCATATTCTGAAACGTTAGCTAAACTTTTACACTAACCAAATGAAGTAACAAAGGAAGATAACAAAAAGTACATACATTAGAGGGTGGACATTTTTATATTCGCCCTTCACGACTTTTAAGATTGGGTAAGTGATAAACCCTAAAGCGATCCCAGTAGCAATACTATACGTTAACGGCATTGCAATGATAGTAACAAAAGCGGGAATCGCATATTCTAGTTCTTTCCACTTAATAGAACCTAATGCTGATGCCATGAGTACTCCAACTATGATGAGCGCAGGTGCTGTCACTTGACTAGTGACAACTTCCAATAATGGAGAGAAAAATAAGAATAGTAAAAACAAACCGCCCGTCACAATTGAAGCAAACCCCGTACGTGCTCCAGCAGCAACTCCGGCTGAAGATTCAATGTAAGAGTTTGTCGTTGAAGTACCAAAGATTGAACCAACCACTGTTGCAATCGCGTCAGTCCCAAGTGCAGCTTTAGCACGAGGAAGCTTATTATCTTTTATGAAACCAGCCTGTGTCGCTACAGCAATCAGTGTTCCGGCCGTATCAAAAAAGTTAACGAATAAAAAAGTAAAAATAACGGTGAGTAACTCAGGTGACAACACATCTGGTACAGACATTATCGCTACGCCAAAAGTTGGTGCTAAACTAGGAATAGCAGAAATGATTTGCGAAGGTATCGGGATTAAGCCAAAAATCATCCCGGCACCTGCTGTCAATATCATTCCATAAAAGATTGCCCCATGAAACCCACGTACCATGAAAATCGCAGTCATGACAAAACCGAATATAGCTAATACAGTCGTAGGAGCTGTAAGGTTGGCTAACGTAACCACAGTGTCTTCACTTGCAGTAACAATACCTGCATTTTGTAATCCGATAAACGCGATAAATAATCCGATCCCAGCCCCAGTTGCCATTTTCAGCTGAGCGGGTATGGCATTGATGATTTTTTCTCTAATTTCCGTAATTGATAGAATAAAGAAGATAATCCCTGAAATAAACACTCCGGCTAATGCTGTTTCCCAAGGAATTCCCATTCCAATGACAACACTATAGGCAAAAAATGCATTTAATCCCATTCCCGGAGCTAATGCAATCGGATAATTGGCCCATAAAGCCATAAGAAAACATGCAAGAGCTGCCGATAAACCAGTAGCAACAAAAACCGCCCCGCTGTCCATACCAGCATCACTTAAAATCGCCGTATTAACAAACATCACATACGACATAGCCATAAAGGTTGTTAGCCCACCGATCGATTCTCTTTTATAGCTTGTATTCGATTCACTAAAACCAAAATACCGCTCAATCCTGCTTTCCTGTTTCATCTTTGGTTCTAAACCTGGCTCCACATTTATCCCCTCCTAAATAAAAATGAAAGCCGCAGTCGAGAAGAAGTTTCTTCTCATCTGCGGCTTCTAAAAACCTCCGTTAACAGAGGTATAGCAACCCATACATCGTAAGCAAAATAAAAGCGATGTAATCGCTTTCACCTCGTTAAAGTAAATTATATTCAAAATAATCTGACAAGTCAATGGTTGGATAAATGAATGAATGCTTAAATTCCTACACTATAACACCCTTGACTTTTTGGTAAATTATAAATATTATGATAATTAATAGACTTTTTTTTGCATGGCAAGGGAGCTGTGTGAAGATCATTCATCCATGGAATTATTTATGGAAATGGCTTCACATGGCTCTTTTTATTTGGCTCCTTTCGCATAGATTGTTGTTTTAAATTGATAAATCGAAGGAGCGAAAGGCGGCGAATCCAGCAGGAAAGGCAAAAGCTGAAGACCTCGGAGTGAGATAGAGTTTGCGAACGAGAAGGCTGAAACGTTGCCCGCGGCAAAGAAGACACCGTGAATTCGTACAAAGTGAAAGAAGAACGGATGTCGCACTTGTGCCCTGGGGTGAAAGCGTCCACCTGTAGTGGATTCGAGCGCTGATCTTATCAAAAAGCAACAATCTTTTAGAAAACAGCTTTTTATTTTTACTAGGAGGTTATCATGTTGAAAACGATCACATTCAAAGTTAACGGAAGGGAAATGAAGGTAAACTGTCCTTCAAGTAAAACTTTACTTGACGTATTGCGTGATGATTTAGATTTGACCGGGAGTAAGGAGTGCTGTGGAAAGGGAGAGTGCGGAACTTGTTCAGTACTTATGAATAATGAAGCCGTTTGTTCTTGCTTAGTATTAGCGGGTCAAGTCGAAGGAGAAGAAATTCTTACAGTTGAAGGAATTGGTACTACTTCTTCAATGGATGTCTTACAGGAAGCTTTTGTTGCCGAAGGAGCTTCTCAATGTGGTTATTGTACACCAGGGTTTATTGTTGCTGCACGGGCATTTCTAAATCGAATCGAGAAAGTACCAACAATTGAAGACATTCAAGAGGAAATGGCAGGTAACTTATGTCGGTGCACCGGCTACACCAAAATAACTAAAGCCATTCAAACTGCAGCAATCCGACTTCTTTCACCTTCCACCGAAAAGCATACAATCAGTTCAGGAAGGGTGTCATCATAATGAGAATATCTGAAATTGATATGGTCTCGCCTAAGACATTAGATGATTGTTTGACTGTTTTATCTGACTCAACACAAGATGTCCGTTTACTAGCTGGAGGAACGGACGCAGTTGTTCGCTTGAAGGAGGGACACTGGAGACCAGCACTTTGGGTCAATATTAAAGGGGTAAAAGAATTACGTTATATTCGTGAAGAAGAAGATGGCATTCATATAGGTCCGCTCACTACACATACCGACATCGTTCATTCTTCTCTCTTACAAGAAAAAGCCGACGTTTTGGTTCATGCAGCAAGTGAAGTAGGTGCCACCCACATTCGCAATATGGGGACAATAGGTGGTAATTTAGGAACAGCTTCACCTGCTGGTGATACCATTCCTCCTCTCTACGTTTTAGATGCGGTAATCGAACTTTCTTCAGTAAATGGAAAAAGGAAAGTAGCTATTGAAGATTTCTTTAACGGTCCAGGAAAAACGGTTCAACAAAAAACAGAGTTGATCAGTAATATTATCATCCGGCCTCAATCTGCTAATGAGATCGGCATTTTCGAGAAACTTGGACCGCGTAAGGCGCAAGCAATTAGTATTGTCGATGTAGCAATCTCGTTGAAGATGAGCACAAATGAACGAGAATGTTTAGGAGGAAAGATCGCTTTTGGATCTGTGGCCCCGACCATTATTCGTGCACACAAATGTGAATCAATACTAAAGTTACAGGCACTGGATGATGAGGCGATTGAAAATTTAGCGACAATAGCCTGGAAGGAAGTAGCCCCCATTAGCGACCTGAGAGCAACGGCCGGCTACCGTCGAGACATGGCTAGCTCTTTGTTGGCAAGAGGGTTACATCGATTAATGATGAGGTGGGATAACAGATGACATTACCTAAAGAAAAAACAACATGGGTAGGGAGTAGGGTCCCACGTATAGATGGACCTGAGAGAGTGACCGGTGAATTAAAATATATGACTGATTATCATTATGAAAACATGGTTTGGGGCAAGGTGCTTCGGCCTCCATACCCTTATGCCAAGATTAAAAAAATGAATACAACGAAAGCTAAGAGTCTACCTGGAGTGATTGCGGTTCTGACGTACGAAGACATCCCCGGTTTTAATGGGTTTGGCATCGTCGTACCAGATCAGCCTGTTTTATGTGAAGACGTTGTACGGACTACCTCTGATGCTGTCGCGTTAGTTGCAGCAGAAACTGAAGAAATCGCTGAAGAGGCTTTAGATCTGATTGAAATCGATTATGAACCTCTCCAAGCGGTTACTGATACAGAATTTGCTCTTTCGGATGATTCTCCAAAATTACATCCAGATGGCAACATACATAGCCACGTAACAATTTCAAACGGTGATGTAGAAACAGCATTTAAGGAAGCTGATATCGTCTTCGAGAACACCTTCCACTCTCCTAGGCAAATGCATGCGTTTATCGAAACAGAAGGGGGATGGGGAATACTTGAAGCGGATGGAACATTAACGATCCGCTGTCCTGGTCAGTATGCATATCGAGACCGCTTACAAATTGCTCGTGCCTTAGCTTGGAACCCGTCCCGTATCAGGGTAGTTTCGAGTCCCGTTGGAGGTGCGTTTGGTGGAAAAGACGAAATTACCATCCAAATTTATTTAGCCTTGCTCGCTCTTCATACTAACGGGCGCCCTGTGAAAATTCACTACAGCCGTGAAGAATCCGTCATCGCTGGTATGAAAAGACATCCATTCAAAGTAGAAATGAAAACGGCTGCTAAAAAAGATGGCACATTGATAGCGAATCAAGTCAGGGCTATCGCTGATACGGGAGCCTATGCTTCTCTTGGAGGAGCGGTTATCAGCCTAGCCATTGAGCATTCGTGTGGCCCTTATAAAATTCCAAATGTTGACCTAGAAGGCTATTGCGTTTACACCAATAATGGAGTAGCAGGAGCTTTTAGAGGCTTTGGTGTAAATCAAGTATGTATGGGAATTGAGACCCATTTAGATATGATCGCAGAAGAAATTGGTATGGATCCAATAGAGATCCGAAAGAAAAATGTCTACCACCAAGGAGAGGTATCCAGCTTGGGGCATGTTGTAAAAGGAAGCGTCGGTACTTGGAAAACACTTGATGTAGCCGAAAAATGTGATTTGTGGGTGAACCGAGATAAGTATAAAGCTGAAGGGAAGGAACCTTGGAAAAAAAGAGGGGTTTCAATTGCAACTTCTTTCCATGGAGTAGGTATGGGAATTGGCTTGCCTGATTATGGATCTGCTTCAATTGAATTACTTCATGACGGTCGATTTGAAGTCAGTGTAGGCTGTGAGGAAATAGGAGGCGGTAATGGCACCGTTTATGCTCAAGTGGCAGCGGAAACGCTGAACTGTGATGTTACTTATATAGATATCGTGCAAGGAGATACTTCAAAGACGATGGATGGCGGGACAATTACCGCGTCTCGATCCACTTACACTGGAGGGAGAGCAGTTGCCACTGCAGCACCTCATATGTTGAATTTACTAACAAAAACAGCTGCCGGAATATGGGGAGTCGATGAAACAGATGTGAGTGTAGGAAAACAAAAGGTTGTACTAAAGAGCAAAGATCGTCCTAATGATTCTTTATCCTACGCACAAATTTACGACTTTTTATATGAACACCGCCTGGAAACAAGAGTTGAAGGACATTTCATCCTCCCAAAAGAAAAGAAAGCGATTAAAGGTTCAGGTGGAGCTCCTCATCATATTTACGGGTATTTAACTCATGTAGTGATGGTGGAAGTAGATACATTGACCGGTGAAACTGAAGTAATCAAAGTAGTTTCTATCCCAGATGCAGGGAGGGTCATTAATCCTCAAGGTTTGGAAGGGCAAGCTGAAGGCGGTGCCGTAATGGGAATAGGTTATGCCCTCTATGAAGATACCATTATGGAAAACGGCGTTCATAAGACCACGAACTTTTCCGACTATATTCTTCCTACCATGAAAGACTGTCCGCATATTGAAACTCTACCTGTAGAAGAGCTAGAAGCGACAGGACCTTTTGGAGCAAAGGGGATTGGGGAAGTAGTTATGATTCCTATTATTCCAGCCACGATATCTGCGATTCATGATGCTATTGGTGTAAGAATCAATCATTTACCAGCAACTCCGGAACGAGTTTATCAAGCGATAAAAGCTCTACGAGAAAAAGAATCCAAATCTAATGAAGAAAAAGTGATGTAAATGCTATCAGAAGAATTGGTACAGAAGCTTTCCAAATCGATAGAAAAAAGAATAAATGTCGCGTTAATTACGGTAACAAAGCACCCTGATATAGAAATAGTTGGGAGCCGGTCACTACTTTGGGATGACGGTACTCTGTTTCATGGTAGTCCTATATCTGTTCCGCTTTCTGAACCATTTATAAATCATGGAATACCATTAATGACAAAGAAAAAAACCAAGTCGATTCAGTTTGAATGGCAATCCAATTTTATTGAGTGTTATGTAGAAATGTATGAAGCGCCCCCTCATTTGATTATCACGGGTGCCGGTCACGTAGGTGAACCTGTTGCCAAATTAGGGAAAATGCTGAATTTCTATGTAACGGTGGTTGATGACCGCACTGAATTCGCTAATCAAAAGAAATTTCCTGATGTGGATGAAGTGGTCTGTTGTGACTCTTTTCTCTCTTATTTCAACAATGTTCCTATATCTTCACGGACATATGTATTACTTTTAACACGTGGACATCAATTTGATGTTATGAGTTTACAAGAGTTATTAAAACGAAAGGAGAGCGCGGGGTATATTGGGATGATCGGCAGCAGAAGAAGAATTGCTGGCGTCTTTGAACAACTGAGAGATGATTTTCCTGATGAAACCTTTGATAACATTTTTACACCAGTTGGAATAGACATAGGAGCACAAACTCCTGAAGAAATTTCCGTTAGTATTATGGCAGAGATACTAAAAGTAAAAAACAACACGTCAGGACAATCGTTAAGTGAGAGTATTCGTCGGTTAGCAAAGCTAGGTTTTAAATAGTACGGTTCCTGTTATAAAGGAAGGAGGAAAGAGTTATGACAGACTTGGATTTTTTTAACAAAGTAGTATGTCTTCGCAAACTAGATCAACCTGCAGCTTTAGCTACTGCAATTCGTACGAGAGGCTCGACTCCAAGAAAAACAGGAACAAAAATGCTAATTTACTTGAATGGTCAAATTGAAGGAACGATAGGGGGTGGTTGTGGAGAAGCAGAGGTCATTGAAGAGGCCTATAACGTGATACGAAAAAAACTCCCGACGCATTATACCGTCGATTTAACATCTGGTATTTTGTACGAAGATGGCGGGATATGCGGCGGCACGATGGATGTGTTTATTGAACCAATATGTAAGGAAGGGTAACGGTAACAGGGAAAGGTTCAGTAATAAATGAATAAAGCGAGTGATAATTGTGGGAGAGTTCGTAAAAGGTACGACGCCGAAGGAGCAAGCCCTTTACCAAGGGGTTAATCTCTCAGGTACAAGGAACCGCAATTTGACGCACCTCTGGAGAGAGCGAATTAGCCACCAAAGGGGAATATTCTTTACCTAATGTAAAGAATTCAAACTCTCAGGTAAAAGGACAGAGGAAAGGAGAAGTCAGCGCCTTTCCCTGTCTTTTTTGTGTCTAAAATACAAATCTTTAAGGAGGCAATACAAATGGCTTTACATGTAAACGATCCGGAATTATTTAACTCAATTACAAAGGAAGAAAAAAGGCAAAAATCAACATTGGAATTAATCGCTTCAGAAAACTTTGTGAGTGAGGATGTCATGCAAGCGATGGGTACGGTTTTGACAAATAAATATGCTGAAGGCTATCCAGGAAAACGATATTACGGCGGGTGTGAACATGTTGATGTTGTGGAAAGGCTGGCTATAAACAGGGTAAAAAACCTTTTCAATGCACAGTTTGCCAATGTCCAGCCACATTCCGGAGCTCAAGCTAATACAGCGGTGTTTTTCTCTCTTTTACAGCCTGGTGATACAATTATGGGAATGAATTTATCCCACGGCGGTCACCTTACGCACGGGAGTCCTGTCAGTATCTCCGGTAAATGGTTTAAAGTTGCATCGTATGGTGTAGACAAACAAACTGGACGTATAGATTACGACCAAGTGGAATCGATAGCATTAAAAGAGAGGCCAAAATTAATAATAGCAGGAGCGAGTGCATACACACGAACCTTGGATTTTAAAGCCTTTGCAGAAATCGCTCGTAAAACGGGGGCGACTTTCATGGTGGATATGGCCCACATAGCCGGTCTTGTAGCCACTGAGCACCACCCTTCACCTCTTCCGCATGCCGATGTTGTCACAAGTACAACTCACAAAACCCTTCGTGGGCCAAGAGGAGGGGTCATTTTAAGCAATGATGAGCTACAAATTAAGAAAATGAATAAAGCCATTTTTCCTGGCATTCAAGGTGGACCAATGATGCATATCATTTCTGCAAAAGCCGTTGCTTTTAAAGAAGCAATGCAAGATCGTTTTAATGATTATATTAATCAAGTCGTCGTAAACGCATCTACACTTGCTAAAACGTTAAAGGATGAGGGCTGCGAGCTCGTTGCAGGAGGAACGGATAATCACCTTATCCTACTGGATGTTCGCCCTTGTGGCCTAACTGGAAAAATGGCAGAAGAATACCTTGACGAATCAGGAATCACCACCAACAAAAACACGATCCCTTTTGATCCTGAAAGCCCTTTTATCACTAGCGGTATCCGTATTGGAACCTCAGCTCTTACTACAAGAGGTATGAAGGAAAAAGAAATGGAGATCATTGGACATATAATAGCAAACGTTTTAAAAAGTCAGGGTGAAACAAAAATCATAGAAGAATCAAAGGGAATAGTAAACGACTTGTGTTCAAAATTCCCGTTATTTGCATATGACCAACCAGACAGTATAAAGGTGAAAGCTTAATATTAGAACTCAGTACTTTTGATTAAGGAAGAGCTCCTCTTTTGTAAAAAGAGAGGGGCTTTTTTATATTTCAAAGTTGAACCTTTGTGTCTTTTTTATTAGAATAATTACGAATATATTAGCAATTTACTCACGATTGACTTCTTTTGACCACCTTGATTTACTTTTTTCAAAGCATTCAGACTTTCGAAACTTAGTTTTTGAAGAGTTATTCATAGAAGAAAAAGATATTTCCGTTTATTTTCACGAATAATCTGAATTATCTGTATTGACTATATTGTAAAAAAAGTATATGATGTATTTAAGTTGATAGCAATGGGGCTACAACTACTGAAATTATAAATTTAAGTTGATTACTATCATCAAATAGTTTGGCATGGCAAGGGCGCTGTGTAGAGATTAGTGTATTTATTACACTCTTTACATTGTGCCCCTTTTATTTTATTTGAAATGTGGTGAACAAATGGAGAAATGTGCGTTAATTGTGATCGATTGTATTAATGACTTTCTAGTAAATGAAGAGTGCCCTCTCTTCTGCTCTGAAGGTGAAAAGGCAGTCGGTGGCATTAAAGAAGCAATCGATCTGTTTCACAACCAAGACCAGCAAGTTATTTTTGTAAAGGATGCTCATCGAAAAAATGACGGTGACTTCATTGTCCGTCCTAACCACGGAATAAAAGGAACCTGGGGGGCAGAAGTTGTAAAGAGTCTTCAACAAAAAATGGTAAATAATGACTATATTATTGATAAACGCCGCCACAGTGCCTTTTCTTATACTGATTTAGATTTGTTTTTAAGAGAAGAAAAAATTGAACACGTCGTTCTAATCGGGGGGTGGACGAATACGGGAATTAGAAGTACAGCATCCGACGCTTTTCATCAAGCCTATAAAGTGACTGTACTCAGCAATTGTTGTTATTCACAAACTGAGGAAATGCACCAGGCAGGATTAGTGGATATTCGCCTGTTTGGTCAAGTTATGACCTTAGAAGAATTCAACGGTGTCATTTGTTAACCTGTAAAGTTGAAACATCAGAGGGTATAGTGGGGCGATGGGATGAGAGAGATATACCTTTTCATGCACGATAACAATTTGAAAAAAGAACTTGCGCAAAAGTTGCAACAATTAGGTTATCGAGTTAATTGTCCAAACGATCAGGAGTATTCCTTTAATTTGGACAGCCATTTATGTATTGCTGATTCACACTATTTAATGCATCATTCTTTACATTGTCCTTATGTGATTCTATATACTGATATAATCAATGACCAAGCCTTGGATTTAATCAAAAAACATTCGTGTACAGGGTTTATCGGACTTGATTATTGTCATATATCTCTTCAATCGGTTATTGAGGTAGCATCTTTTAAAATTAAGCAGTTAGAAAAAGTACACAAAGAAAACCGGAAATTAACGAGAAAACTACAAGATCGAAGAATAATTGAAAAAGCAAAGTATTTACTCGTAAAAAGATCTCGGATTTCAGAAGAGGAAGCTTATGAAAGAATGCGTTCTGAAGCGATGAACCAGCAAAAAACGTTACGAAGTATCGCAGATTTGATCTTAATTAACGAAGAATAACTCTGTTTCACAACACCAACCTATATGGGAGGGAAACCATGGAGGAAGCAACTATAGCAGTACCGTCGTTTAGTTCTCTCAAAAAACAGATCTCTCAACTTTATAACAAAGTTAATCAGGAGATGTATGGGATAGGGGTAAAAAAACAAAGAATAGAGATTTTCCAAAACTCGGTTATTATTTTTAGTGAACATAAACGGGTTCCCGCATTAAACGTCATAAGCAACAAGTACCCTGAATTAACCATTTCAACCGATGCGGCACTAGTAAGCGAATTTAAACAACGAATAAAAGATCAAATTGAAAATAGTTTTCAAGAAAAAGTACTTACCGTTTTAAAAGACTTTGATCCTAAAACCGAACAAGCGTTTACAGTCATCCAATTCGAAAAAGTCATTAGTCCAAACTGAGAATG encodes the following:
- a CDS encoding XdhC family protein, coding for MLSEELVQKLSKSIEKRINVALITVTKHPDIEIVGSRSLLWDDGTLFHGSPISVPLSEPFINHGIPLMTKKKTKSIQFEWQSNFIECYVEMYEAPPHLIITGAGHVGEPVAKLGKMLNFYVTVVDDRTEFANQKKFPDVDEVVCCDSFLSYFNNVPISSRTYVLLLTRGHQFDVMSLQELLKRKESAGYIGMIGSRRRIAGVFEQLRDDFPDETFDNIFTPVGIDIGAQTPEEISVSIMAEILKVKNNTSGQSLSESIRRLAKLGFK
- a CDS encoding XdhC family protein; the protein is MTDLDFFNKVVCLRKLDQPAALATAIRTRGSTPRKTGTKMLIYLNGQIEGTIGGGCGEAEVIEEAYNVIRKKLPTHYTVDLTSGILYEDGGICGGTMDVFIEPICKEG
- the glyA gene encoding serine hydroxymethyltransferase — encoded protein: MALHVNDPELFNSITKEEKRQKSTLELIASENFVSEDVMQAMGTVLTNKYAEGYPGKRYYGGCEHVDVVERLAINRVKNLFNAQFANVQPHSGAQANTAVFFSLLQPGDTIMGMNLSHGGHLTHGSPVSISGKWFKVASYGVDKQTGRIDYDQVESIALKERPKLIIAGASAYTRTLDFKAFAEIARKTGATFMVDMAHIAGLVATEHHPSPLPHADVVTSTTHKTLRGPRGGVILSNDELQIKKMNKAIFPGIQGGPMMHIISAKAVAFKEAMQDRFNDYINQVVVNASTLAKTLKDEGCELVAGGTDNHLILLDVRPCGLTGKMAEEYLDESGITTNKNTIPFDPESPFITSGIRIGTSALTTRGMKEKEMEIIGHIIANVLKSQGETKIIEESKGIVNDLCSKFPLFAYDQPDSIKVKA
- a CDS encoding cysteine hydrolase family protein, with the protein product MEKCALIVIDCINDFLVNEECPLFCSEGEKAVGGIKEAIDLFHNQDQQVIFVKDAHRKNDGDFIVRPNHGIKGTWGAEVVKSLQQKMVNNDYIIDKRRHSAFSYTDLDLFLREEKIEHVVLIGGWTNTGIRSTASDAFHQAYKVTVLSNCCYSQTEEMHQAGLVDIRLFGQVMTLEEFNGVIC
- a CDS encoding ANTAR domain-containing response regulator: MREIYLFMHDNNLKKELAQKLQQLGYRVNCPNDQEYSFNLDSHLCIADSHYLMHHSLHCPYVILYTDIINDQALDLIKKHSCTGFIGLDYCHISLQSVIEVASFKIKQLEKVHKENRKLTRKLQDRRIIEKAKYLLVKRSRISEEEAYERMRSEAMNQQKTLRSIADLILINEE
- a CDS encoding Na-translocating system protein MpsC family protein codes for the protein MEEATIAVPSFSSLKKQISQLYNKVNQEMYGIGVKKQRIEIFQNSVIIFSEHKRVPALNVISNKYPELTISTDAALVSEFKQRIKDQIENSFQEKVLTVLKDFDPKTEQAFTVIQFEKVISPN